A DNA window from Clavibacter sepedonicus contains the following coding sequences:
- a CDS encoding ABC transporter ATP-binding protein, whose product MTDAVELDGITRTFGRTRALDAASFSLAPGLVHALLGPNGSGKTTAIDILTATRHPDAGRARVLGHDVRRGGPTAALVAVMPQALAFPEYLTVREVLALALVPHAAALTPAAAIDRFDLDRLASRQTGGLSGGERRRVALACVVGAGTPVVVLDEPSAALDIPGRAAVRDAIAAVRDSGRTVLLASHDMEEVAALADTVVCLDHGRVVGHWTAADFRGLAGVRRVGFDATAAEARRLRSSGAVPEAGEEPRGLERIRWVIDTDRSDVVAGLVLAAVPQPGLTVVEPGLGEIVERVLADGADAIPADPSRAEDHAGCAR is encoded by the coding sequence ATGACTGACGCGGTGGAGCTCGACGGGATCACCCGCACCTTCGGCCGGACGCGCGCGCTCGACGCCGCCTCCTTCTCGCTCGCGCCGGGGCTCGTGCACGCGCTGCTCGGGCCGAACGGATCCGGGAAGACCACGGCCATCGACATCCTGACCGCGACCCGCCACCCCGACGCGGGCCGTGCACGCGTGCTCGGCCACGACGTGCGGCGCGGCGGGCCCACGGCGGCGCTGGTCGCCGTGATGCCGCAGGCGCTCGCGTTCCCCGAGTACCTCACCGTCCGCGAGGTGCTCGCGCTCGCCCTCGTGCCGCACGCCGCCGCGCTCACGCCGGCCGCGGCCATCGACCGGTTCGACCTCGACCGCCTCGCGTCCCGGCAGACCGGCGGCCTGAGCGGCGGCGAGCGGCGGCGGGTCGCGCTCGCGTGCGTCGTCGGCGCCGGGACGCCCGTCGTGGTGCTCGACGAGCCATCGGCAGCGCTCGACATCCCCGGCCGGGCCGCCGTGCGCGACGCCATCGCCGCGGTCCGCGACTCTGGGCGCACGGTGCTCCTCGCGTCGCACGACATGGAGGAGGTCGCGGCGCTCGCTGACACCGTCGTCTGCCTCGACCACGGGCGCGTGGTCGGCCACTGGACCGCCGCCGACTTCCGCGGGCTGGCCGGCGTCCGTCGGGTCGGCTTCGACGCGACCGCCGCCGAGGCGCGGCGCCTGCGGTCGTCCGGCGCAGTGCCCGAGGCGGGGGAGGAGCCGCGCGGCCTCGAGCGGATCCGGTGGGTCATCGACACCGACCGCTCCGACGTCGTGGCCGGGCTGGTGCTCGCCGCCGTGCCGCAGCCGGGCCTCACGGTCGTCGAGCCGGGGCTCGGCGAGATCGTGGAGCGCGTGCTGGCGGACGGCGCCGACGCGATCCCCGCCGATCCGTCGCGCGCCGAGGATCACGCGGGATGCGCCCGATGA
- a CDS encoding sugar phosphate isomerase/epimerase family protein, translated as MPQITTPVALFTGQWADLPLEEVARLASGWGFDALEIACSAEHLDVWRAAEDPAYLRGRLEILERHGLQVHALSQHLTGQAVCDDPIDFRHQAILRSKVWGGGQAEGVRQRAAEELKLTAKAAAALGVTRVTGFTGSRIWPYVAMFPPVPESVIDAGYQDFADRWNPIIDVFDDEGVRYALEVHPSEIAYDYWTTKRTLEAIGHRPGFGLNWDPSHMMWQGIDPVGFLLDFADRIYHVHAKDTRVTTDGRGGRLGSHLPWGNPHRGWDFVSVGHGDVPFERAFRALRSIGYDGPVSVEWEDAGMDRLHGAPDALARVRSLLWPTPDSLFDSSFANNRDDAPGSAPADGPTGSTA; from the coding sequence ATGCCCCAGATCACCACCCCCGTAGCGCTCTTCACCGGCCAGTGGGCCGACCTGCCGCTGGAGGAGGTGGCCCGGCTCGCGAGCGGCTGGGGGTTCGACGCCCTCGAGATCGCCTGCTCCGCGGAGCACCTCGACGTGTGGCGCGCGGCGGAGGATCCCGCGTACCTGCGCGGCCGTCTCGAGATCCTCGAGCGCCACGGCCTCCAGGTGCACGCGCTCTCGCAGCACCTCACCGGCCAGGCCGTGTGCGACGACCCCATCGACTTCCGGCACCAGGCGATCCTGCGCTCCAAGGTGTGGGGCGGCGGCCAGGCCGAGGGCGTGCGCCAGCGCGCGGCGGAGGAGCTCAAGCTGACGGCGAAGGCGGCGGCGGCGCTCGGGGTCACGCGCGTGACGGGCTTCACCGGATCCCGCATCTGGCCGTACGTCGCCATGTTCCCGCCCGTGCCCGAGTCGGTCATCGACGCCGGCTACCAGGACTTCGCCGACCGCTGGAACCCGATCATCGACGTGTTCGACGACGAGGGCGTGCGATACGCGCTCGAGGTGCACCCGAGCGAGATCGCCTACGACTACTGGACGACGAAGCGCACGCTCGAGGCGATCGGCCACCGCCCGGGCTTCGGCCTCAACTGGGATCCGAGCCACATGATGTGGCAGGGCATCGACCCGGTGGGCTTCCTCCTCGACTTCGCCGACCGGATCTACCACGTGCACGCCAAGGACACCCGGGTCACGACCGACGGCCGCGGCGGCCGGCTCGGATCCCACCTCCCGTGGGGGAACCCGCACCGCGGCTGGGACTTCGTCTCGGTCGGCCACGGCGACGTGCCGTTCGAGCGCGCCTTCCGGGCGCTGCGGAGCATCGGCTACGACGGCCCGGTGTCGGTCGAGTGGGAGGATGCGGGGATGGACCGCCTGCACGGAGCCCCCGACGCCCTCGCGCGGGTGCGCTCCCTCCTCTGGCCGACGCCGGACAGCCTCTTCGACTCTTCGTTCGCCAACAACCGCGACGACGCGCCGGGCTCCGCGCCCGCCGACGGCCCCACCGGATCCACCGCGTGA
- a CDS encoding TolB family protein — MPVDGGPTTQLTDDGYPDDGAEFSPDGGWLYFNSERGSVAAGHAQLFTMRTDGSDTHQFTSDERVNWFPHPSPDGEHIVYLSFPPGTLGHPADRDVILRVIDRQSHRTRDLAAFPGGQGTINVTSWAPDSRRFAYVAYPFQAPSLT, encoded by the coding sequence GTGCCCGTCGACGGCGGCCCCACCACGCAGCTGACCGACGACGGCTACCCCGACGACGGCGCCGAGTTCTCGCCCGATGGCGGCTGGCTCTACTTCAACTCCGAGCGCGGATCCGTGGCTGCGGGCCACGCGCAGCTGTTCACGATGCGCACCGACGGCTCCGACACGCACCAGTTCACCTCCGACGAGCGCGTCAACTGGTTCCCGCATCCGTCGCCCGACGGCGAGCACATCGTCTACCTGTCCTTCCCGCCCGGCACGCTCGGCCACCCGGCCGACCGCGACGTGATCCTCCGCGTCATCGATCGGCAGAGCCACCGCACGCGCGACCTCGCGGCGTTCCCTGGCGGCCAGGGCACCATCAACGTCACCAGCTGGGCGCCCGACTCGCGCCGGTTCGCGTACGTCGCGTACCCGTTCCAGGCGCCGAGCCTGACCTGA
- a CDS encoding TerC family protein: MNITTTTWLITIAVTIAFFVYEFFTHVRKPHEPTIGESARWSVFYIGLALIFGVGIGITNGWGFGGEYFAGYLTEKALSIDNLFVFLLIMTGFAVPRKYQQKVLMIGIVIALIMRAGFIALGAALIENFSWVFYIFGALLFVLAYQQLKGDHGGNAADNMFVRIARRILPVHDEFVGDRFTTKIDGKRFVTPLLLCVIAIGFVDLVFALDSIPAIYGLTNEAYIVFTANAFALMGLRQLYFLIGGLLERLVYLSQGLAVILAFIGLKLVLHAMHVNELPFINGGEPMLWAPEIPIWFSLLFIGATITVATVASLAKTRGDKQKKDRASVDGETVTRATEEKH; this comes from the coding sequence GTGAACATCACCACGACCACCTGGCTCATCACGATCGCCGTCACCATCGCGTTCTTCGTCTACGAGTTCTTCACCCACGTGCGCAAGCCGCACGAGCCCACCATCGGCGAGTCCGCCCGCTGGTCGGTCTTCTACATCGGCCTCGCCCTGATCTTCGGCGTCGGCATCGGCATCACGAACGGCTGGGGCTTCGGCGGCGAGTACTTCGCCGGCTACCTCACCGAGAAGGCCCTGTCGATCGACAACCTGTTCGTGTTCCTGCTGATCATGACCGGGTTCGCCGTGCCCCGGAAGTACCAGCAGAAGGTGCTGATGATCGGCATCGTCATCGCCCTGATCATGCGCGCCGGCTTCATCGCGCTGGGCGCCGCGCTCATCGAGAACTTCTCCTGGGTCTTCTACATCTTCGGTGCGCTGCTGTTCGTGCTCGCGTACCAGCAGCTGAAGGGCGACCACGGCGGCAACGCGGCGGACAACATGTTCGTGCGCATCGCCCGCCGGATCCTGCCCGTCCACGACGAGTTCGTCGGCGACCGCTTCACCACCAAGATCGACGGCAAGCGCTTCGTCACCCCGCTGCTGCTCTGCGTCATCGCGATCGGCTTCGTCGACCTGGTGTTCGCGCTCGACTCGATCCCCGCCATCTACGGCCTCACCAACGAGGCGTACATCGTCTTCACCGCGAACGCCTTCGCGCTGATGGGCCTCCGCCAGCTGTACTTCCTCATCGGCGGCCTGCTCGAGCGCCTGGTGTACCTGTCGCAGGGCCTCGCGGTGATCCTCGCGTTCATCGGCCTGAAGCTCGTGCTGCACGCGATGCACGTCAACGAGCTGCCGTTCATCAACGGCGGCGAGCCGATGCTGTGGGCGCCTGAGATCCCGATCTGGTTCTCGCTCCTGTTCATCGGCGCGACCATCACGGTCGCCACCGTCGCGAGCCTGGCGAAGACCCGCGGCGACAAGCAGAAGAAGGACCGCGCGAGCGTGGACGGCGAGACCGTCACGCGCGCGACGGAGGAGAAGCACTAG
- a CDS encoding response regulator transcription factor encodes MMDPVTTATPSGFQPAAAPQPRLTRADGSPIRVLVVDDEASLTDLLQMALRYEGWQIRTAENGHQALAAAREFKPDAVVLDIMLPDLDGLQVLSRLRADAEDIPVLFLTAKDSLDDRLAGLTAGGDDYVTKPFSLEEVVARLRGLIRRSTLVVSDTVDPVIRVGDLTLDEDSHEVARAGDPIELTATEFELLRYLMRNPRRVLSKLQILDRVWSYDFGGKSSVVEIYISYLRRKIDAGRNPMIHTVRGSGYMLKAAE; translated from the coding sequence ATGATGGATCCCGTGACCACCGCAACGCCCTCCGGCTTCCAGCCCGCCGCCGCTCCGCAGCCCCGCCTCACCCGTGCCGACGGGTCGCCCATCCGGGTGCTCGTCGTCGACGACGAGGCGTCCCTCACCGACCTGCTCCAGATGGCGCTCCGCTACGAGGGCTGGCAGATCCGCACGGCCGAGAACGGGCACCAGGCGCTCGCCGCGGCGCGCGAGTTCAAGCCCGACGCCGTGGTGCTCGACATCATGCTGCCGGACCTCGACGGCCTCCAGGTGCTCTCGCGCTTGCGCGCCGACGCCGAGGACATCCCCGTGCTGTTCCTCACCGCGAAGGACTCGCTCGACGACCGCCTCGCCGGGCTCACCGCGGGCGGCGACGACTACGTCACCAAGCCGTTCAGTCTGGAGGAGGTCGTGGCCCGGCTGCGCGGCCTCATCCGCCGCTCGACGCTCGTGGTCAGCGACACCGTCGACCCGGTGATCCGCGTCGGCGACCTCACCCTCGACGAGGACAGCCACGAGGTCGCCCGCGCCGGCGACCCCATCGAGCTCACCGCCACCGAGTTCGAGCTGCTGCGCTACCTGATGCGGAACCCGCGCCGCGTGCTGAGCAAGCTGCAGATCCTCGACCGGGTCTGGAGCTACGACTTCGGCGGCAAGTCGAGCGTGGTCGAGATCTACATCTCCTACCTGCGGCGCAAGATCGACGCCGGCCGGAACCCGATGATCCACACCGTGCGCGGCAGCGGCTACATGCTCAAGGCCGCGGAGTGA
- a CDS encoding sensor histidine kinase: MTLRRRLVLSVVGLLALASIFIGTVSILALRTSLMQQVDQQLEATAARSQDFVDREPGGYGSFPGAPGGLGAFGQQVGTISATIIDGVVSGGYIADRSAAQGEPGGAGAVELTQRQSEQLQSVPTDGVPRTVDLGGALGSYRLVGQTSSSGATIVTGLPTKPADDVVEQLILVITVVAAITLALAALLGTLIVRRALRPLDRVVDTATHVAALELDRGDVALEARVPASDTDERTEVGRVGAALNGLLGHVAAALSSRQASEAKVRRFVSDASHELRTPLASIRGYAELTRRGPHQLPEDVTHSLSRIESESVRMTTIVEDLLLLARLDEGRELESDPIDLTRILLDTVGDASAAGPDHDWDLDLPDGSVTVPGDDARLRQVVVNLLANARTHTPAGTRVVTSLAVEGAGPDAHTVIRVTDDGPGIPPALQETLFERFVRGDGSRARTTGGTGLGLAIAQAIVSAHHGAVWVESEPGRTVFGVRLPVVRRAGEARDASGPPADAPSDRWAPPSGAPVADRPGPPGGS, from the coding sequence ATGACCCTGCGTCGCCGCCTCGTCCTCAGCGTCGTGGGGCTGCTGGCGCTCGCGAGCATCTTCATCGGCACCGTGAGCATCCTGGCGCTGCGGACGTCGCTGATGCAGCAGGTCGACCAGCAGCTGGAGGCCACGGCGGCACGCTCGCAGGACTTCGTCGACCGCGAGCCGGGCGGCTACGGCAGCTTTCCCGGGGCGCCCGGTGGGCTCGGCGCGTTCGGGCAGCAGGTCGGCACGATCAGCGCGACCATCATCGACGGCGTCGTGTCCGGCGGCTACATCGCGGACCGCTCCGCCGCCCAGGGCGAGCCCGGCGGCGCGGGCGCTGTGGAGCTGACCCAGCGCCAGAGCGAGCAGCTGCAGAGCGTGCCCACCGACGGCGTCCCGCGCACGGTCGACCTCGGCGGCGCGCTCGGCAGCTACCGGCTCGTCGGCCAGACCTCGTCCTCCGGCGCGACCATCGTCACCGGGCTGCCGACGAAGCCCGCCGACGACGTGGTCGAGCAGCTCATCCTCGTGATCACGGTGGTCGCCGCCATCACGCTGGCGCTCGCCGCGCTCCTCGGCACGCTCATCGTGCGCCGGGCGCTGCGTCCGCTCGACCGGGTCGTCGACACGGCGACCCACGTGGCGGCGCTGGAGCTCGACCGCGGCGACGTCGCGCTCGAGGCGCGCGTGCCCGCATCCGACACCGACGAGCGCACCGAGGTCGGCCGCGTGGGCGCCGCGCTCAACGGACTGCTCGGGCACGTCGCCGCGGCGCTGTCGTCGCGGCAGGCGAGCGAGGCGAAGGTGCGGCGGTTCGTGTCGGACGCGAGCCACGAGCTGCGCACGCCGCTCGCCTCCATCCGCGGCTACGCCGAGCTCACGCGTCGCGGGCCGCACCAGCTGCCCGAGGACGTCACGCACTCGCTGTCGCGCATCGAGTCGGAGTCGGTGCGCATGACCACGATCGTCGAGGACCTCCTGCTCCTCGCGCGACTCGACGAGGGGCGCGAGCTGGAGTCGGATCCGATCGACCTCACGCGCATCCTCCTCGACACGGTCGGCGACGCGAGCGCCGCGGGCCCGGACCACGACTGGGACCTCGACCTGCCGGACGGCTCCGTGACCGTCCCCGGCGACGACGCGCGGCTCCGCCAGGTGGTCGTCAACCTGCTCGCCAACGCCCGAACGCACACCCCGGCCGGCACGCGCGTCGTCACGTCGCTCGCGGTGGAGGGCGCGGGTCCGGATGCGCATACCGTGATCCGCGTCACCGACGACGGCCCCGGCATCCCGCCCGCCCTGCAGGAGACCCTGTTCGAGCGCTTCGTGCGCGGCGACGGATCCCGTGCCCGGACGACCGGCGGCACGGGCCTCGGCCTGGCCATCGCGCAGGCCATCGTGTCGGCGCACCACGGCGCGGTGTGGGTGGAGTCGGAGCCGGGCCGCACGGTCTTCGGCGTGCGGCTGCCGGTGGTGCGGCGTGCGGGCGAGGCGCGGGATGCGTCGGGTCCGCCCGCCGATGCGCCGTCCGACCGCTGGGCGCCGCCCTCGGGTGCGCCCGTCGCGGACCGGCCCGGTCCGCCCGGCGGCAGCTGA
- a CDS encoding amino-acid N-acetyltransferase, whose product MSAEPAVVEPAEPAGGIRVRRARTGDVPRIQQLVEPLVMEGILLGKDLVVLYENVQEFRVAVDAAGEVVGCGALHVMWEDLGEIRTLAASPHTRGTGVGHALLERLEDDARELGLSRLFCLTFEVGFFSRHGYHEVAESIIAQEIYYEMLRSHDEGIAEFLDLSRVKPNTLGNTRMLKAL is encoded by the coding sequence GTGAGCGCAGAGCCAGCCGTCGTCGAGCCAGCGGAGCCCGCGGGCGGCATCCGCGTGCGACGCGCGCGCACCGGCGACGTGCCCCGCATCCAGCAGCTCGTCGAGCCGCTCGTGATGGAGGGGATCCTCCTCGGCAAGGACCTCGTGGTGCTCTACGAGAACGTGCAGGAGTTCCGGGTCGCGGTCGACGCGGCCGGCGAGGTCGTCGGTTGCGGCGCGCTGCACGTGATGTGGGAGGACCTCGGCGAGATCCGCACCCTCGCCGCCTCCCCGCACACGCGCGGCACCGGCGTCGGCCACGCGCTGCTCGAGCGCCTCGAGGACGACGCCCGCGAGCTCGGCCTCAGCCGCCTGTTCTGCCTGACCTTCGAGGTTGGCTTCTTCTCGCGCCATGGGTACCACGAGGTCGCGGAGTCGATCATCGCGCAGGAGATCTACTACGAGATGCTCCGCTCGCACGACGAGGGCATCGCCGAGTTCCTCGACCTCTCCCGCGTCAAGCCGAACACCCTCGGCAACACGCGCATGCTCAAGGCGCTCTGA
- a CDS encoding ArsR/SmtB family transcription factor yields MTYPPPGFEQAADLFKALSSPSRLGLIGLLASRKLSVSELVEESGLSQPLVSQHLRVLRSAGLVNVERDGRIARYEVADTHVTHVVDDAVAHVREHVVGSVDAG; encoded by the coding sequence GTGACCTATCCACCCCCCGGCTTCGAGCAGGCCGCCGACCTCTTCAAGGCGCTGTCCTCGCCGTCGCGCCTCGGCCTCATCGGTTTGCTGGCGTCCCGGAAGTTGAGCGTGTCGGAGCTAGTCGAGGAGTCGGGGCTGTCCCAGCCGCTGGTCTCCCAGCACCTGCGCGTGCTGCGGTCGGCGGGTCTCGTGAACGTCGAGCGCGACGGGCGCATCGCCCGCTACGAGGTGGCGGACACGCACGTGACGCACGTGGTGGACGACGCCGTGGCGCATGTGCGCGAGCACGTGGTCGGATCCGTCGACGCGGGCTGA
- the radA gene encoding DNA repair protein RadA, with protein sequence MARIHSTYRCSECGWTTPKWVGRCAECQSWNTVAEVSQTPAAAGRVTTLTPAGSSQARSIMHVGTASASHMPSGVGELDRVLGGGIVPGAAILMSGEPGVGKSTLLLEVAARAAAKGAKVLYVTAEESVAQVRMRAERTGGLQESLMIAAETDLGTILGHIEQVAPDLLIVDSVQTVSSSTSDGLPGHPGQVREVAVTLIRVCKERDLPLLLVGHVTKDGSIAGPRLLEHLVDVVCQFEGDRQTSLRFIRALKNRFGPTDEVGCFEMAGDGIVEVPDPSGMFLSRGVHSVSGTCVTVAMEGRRALPVEVQALVVDTKAPQPRRVVNGVDASRVAMLLAVLEKRANVRLSDRDVYVSTVGGVRLTEPAADLAIAVALVSAVNGKAMPHDLAAFGEISLAGEIRGVTSAPQRAAEARRLGFTQIVDAEWGPLFSALGRAFSLAKSEREKELDEAF encoded by the coding sequence ATGGCCCGCATCCACTCCACGTACCGCTGCTCGGAGTGCGGGTGGACCACCCCGAAGTGGGTCGGGCGGTGCGCCGAGTGCCAGAGCTGGAACACCGTCGCCGAGGTGTCGCAGACGCCCGCGGCGGCCGGCCGGGTCACCACGCTCACACCCGCCGGATCCAGCCAGGCGCGGTCGATCATGCACGTCGGCACCGCGTCCGCCAGCCACATGCCGAGCGGCGTCGGCGAGCTCGACCGCGTGCTCGGCGGCGGCATCGTGCCGGGCGCCGCCATCCTCATGAGCGGCGAGCCCGGCGTCGGCAAGTCCACGCTGCTGCTCGAGGTCGCCGCGCGCGCCGCCGCGAAGGGCGCGAAGGTCCTCTACGTGACGGCCGAGGAGTCGGTCGCCCAGGTGCGCATGCGCGCCGAGCGCACGGGCGGGCTGCAGGAGTCGCTCATGATCGCGGCCGAGACCGACCTCGGCACGATCCTCGGCCACATCGAGCAGGTCGCGCCCGACCTCCTCATCGTCGACTCCGTGCAGACCGTCTCCAGCAGCACGTCCGACGGCCTGCCCGGCCACCCCGGCCAGGTGCGCGAGGTCGCCGTCACGCTCATCCGCGTCTGCAAGGAGCGCGACCTGCCCCTGCTCCTCGTCGGCCACGTCACCAAGGACGGCTCCATCGCCGGCCCCCGGCTCCTCGAGCACCTCGTCGACGTCGTGTGCCAGTTCGAGGGCGACCGGCAGACGTCGCTCCGCTTCATCCGCGCGCTCAAGAACCGCTTCGGCCCCACCGACGAGGTCGGCTGCTTCGAGATGGCGGGCGACGGCATCGTCGAGGTGCCGGATCCGAGCGGCATGTTCCTCTCGCGCGGTGTGCACTCGGTCTCCGGCACGTGCGTCACCGTCGCGATGGAGGGCCGCCGCGCTCTGCCCGTCGAGGTGCAGGCGCTCGTCGTCGACACGAAGGCGCCGCAGCCGCGCCGCGTGGTCAACGGGGTGGATGCGTCGCGCGTCGCCATGCTGCTGGCCGTGCTCGAGAAGCGCGCCAACGTGCGGCTCTCGGATCGCGACGTCTACGTCTCCACGGTCGGCGGCGTCCGCCTCACCGAGCCCGCCGCGGATCTCGCCATCGCCGTCGCGCTCGTCTCCGCCGTCAACGGCAAGGCCATGCCCCACGACCTCGCGGCGTTCGGCGAGATCAGCCTCGCGGGAGAGATCCGCGGCGTCACGTCGGCGCCGCAGCGCGCGGCGGAGGCCCGGCGGCTCGGCTTCACGCAGATCGTCGACGCCGAGTGGGGCCCGCTGTTCTCCGCGCTGGGCCGTGCGTTCTCCCTCGCGAAGAGCGAGCGGGAGAAGGAGCTCGACGAGGCGTTCTGA
- a CDS encoding IS481-like element IS1121 family transposase gives MSHGNARLTVHGRVLLVRRVVEDRRPVAHVARELGVSRQCAHRWVNRFRAEGLRGLTDRSSRPRSVPRRTSPERERAVLEARAQLRAGPARLAPVTGVPSRTISRILRRHGAPPLAWLDPVTGAVIRASRSTAHRYEHEHPGDLIHVDVKKLGRIPDGGGWRVHGRSEQVRGRGIGFDYVHAAVDDHTRLAYAEIHPDEKGATAAGFLTRAAAYFAGHGITRIERVITDNAFAYRHSTAFKNAVQDLGARQKFIRPHCPWQNGKVERFNRTLATEWAYRQPFTSNQHRADALDPFIEHYNTERIHSSHGLTPAARVSPTS, from the coding sequence ATGTCCCACGGTAATGCTCGTCTGACGGTTCACGGGAGGGTTCTCCTCGTGCGGCGGGTGGTGGAGGATCGTCGGCCGGTCGCGCACGTCGCGCGGGAGCTGGGGGTGTCGCGGCAGTGCGCGCATCGATGGGTGAACCGGTTCCGTGCCGAGGGGCTGCGAGGGCTGACGGATCGGTCATCGCGGCCCCGGTCAGTACCGAGGCGAACGAGCCCGGAGCGGGAACGGGCCGTGCTGGAAGCGCGGGCCCAGTTGCGGGCGGGTCCTGCGCGGCTGGCGCCGGTGACAGGTGTTCCATCCCGTACGATCTCCCGGATCCTGCGCCGGCACGGGGCGCCGCCGTTGGCATGGTTGGACCCTGTAACCGGGGCGGTGATCCGGGCATCCCGGTCAACGGCGCACCGGTATGAGCACGAGCATCCGGGTGATCTGATCCACGTGGACGTGAAGAAGCTCGGGAGGATCCCGGACGGAGGCGGCTGGCGGGTCCACGGGCGCAGCGAGCAGGTCCGCGGCCGCGGGATCGGGTTCGATTACGTCCATGCCGCGGTCGATGACCACACCCGTCTCGCCTACGCGGAGATCCATCCCGATGAGAAAGGCGCGACCGCGGCCGGGTTCCTGACCCGCGCAGCGGCGTACTTCGCCGGGCATGGGATCACCCGGATCGAGCGGGTCATCACGGACAACGCGTTCGCCTACCGGCACTCGACCGCGTTCAAGAACGCCGTCCAGGACCTGGGCGCGCGGCAGAAGTTCATCCGCCCGCACTGCCCCTGGCAGAACGGCAAGGTCGAGCGCTTCAACCGGACCCTCGCGACCGAGTGGGCCTACCGGCAACCCTTCACCAGCAACCAACACCGGGCCGACGCGCTTGACCCCTTCATCGAGCACTACAACACTGAACGAATCCACTCAAGCCACGGGCTCACGCCCGCGGCCCGAGTGTCACCAACGTCATGA
- a CDS encoding MGMT family protein — protein sequence MAVFATPGEFTERVLEVVAEIPSGRVMTYGDVAAVFGRRGARTVGMVLRYHGAGLPWWRVLRAGGHPPTGLADETRPRYESEGTPLLDAPTDAGYRVDLEAARWFP from the coding sequence GTGGCCGTCTTCGCCACCCCGGGCGAGTTCACCGAACGCGTGCTCGAGGTCGTGGCCGAGATCCCCTCGGGCCGCGTCATGACCTACGGCGACGTCGCCGCCGTCTTCGGCCGCCGCGGCGCCCGCACCGTCGGCATGGTGCTGCGCTACCACGGCGCCGGGCTGCCCTGGTGGCGCGTGCTCCGGGCCGGCGGGCACCCGCCGACCGGGCTCGCGGACGAAACCCGGCCCCGCTACGAGTCCGAGGGCACGCCGCTCCTCGATGCCCCGACCGACGCCGGGTACCGCGTCGACCTCGAGGCGGCCCGCTGGTTCCCGTGA